The following proteins are co-located in the Triticum aestivum cultivar Chinese Spring chromosome 1A, IWGSC CS RefSeq v2.1, whole genome shotgun sequence genome:
- the LOC123049481 gene encoding phospholipase D gamma 1 — MEGSNHGGQGQPPHQYHQYPPHPQPEPYPYAYQHQQYPPPSAAPPSHYLAPSTSFPAYSPAPPQQFAHHSGPLQPYPPPAPHQQQAYPPHPQHAYPPHSQQHGYPPPPSPSPYGYDPYPAYPSYPSPAHPSYPSPAISPSSSFHHQPHPSAPDPTAASYPSPAISHSSSFHHQPHPSGPAASYDPSPAVSHSSSFHHQPHPSAPESPAAYYPSPAISPSSSFHHQPHASAPESPAASTPHYPIVDGFANMHLSGRHDYTPAPMSSPSVLPHSASFSNGGGMQMVPYGTVAGGSQHGSTRASLKVVLLHGSLDIWVHEAKNLPNKDMFSKRVSELLSVGGKSNSKMTSDPYVTIQVSYATVARTYVVSNSENPVWAQNFHVPVGHEAAEVEFVVKDSDVFGAQLMGTVAIPAENLLSGDRIEGIYPVLEPNGKPCAPGAVLQLSIQYIPVARLTMYHHGVIAGPDCLGVPNTYFPLRRGMRVTLYQDAHVPDGSLPDIWLDHGLRYQHGQCWRDMYNAISQARRLIYIVGWSVFHTIDLIRDGAEKAPSLGDLLKMKSQEGVRVLLLVWDDPTSRSILGFKMDGFMGTRDEETRRFFKHSSVQVLLCPRSAGKRHSWVKQQETGTIFTHHQKTVIVDADAGNYRRKIIAFVGGLDLCGGRYDTPGHPLFQTLQTSHKEDYYNPNFATVDARGPREPWHDLHSRIDGPAAYDVLKNFEERWLKASKRHGIKKLGKSNDDALLKIERIHDIVNIDDAIYFSDNDPETWHVQVFRSIDSNSAKGFPKDPRVATMKNLVCGKNVLIDMSIHTAYVNAIRAAQHFIYIENQYFIGSSFNWDSNKDIGANNLVPIEIALKIANKIKAKERFSAYIVVPMWPEGNPTGAPTQRILYWQNKTMQMMYETIYKALKEVGLDDIYEPQDYLNFFCLGNREIGDSPSTPSTANNPQDQARKNRRFMVYVHSKGMIVDDEYVIIGSANINQRSMEGIRDTEIAMGAYQPQYTWANKISAPRGQIYGYRMSLWAEHIGIIEEEFNHPESLECMRRVRQLGQHNWDQFFANEVTEMRGHLLKYPVSVDRKGKVKPLPGCATFPDMGGNICGSFTAIQENLTI; from the exons ATGGAGGGGAGCAACCACGGGGGGCAggggcagccgccgcaccagtacCACCAGTACCCGCCGCATCCGCAGCCGGAGCCCTACCCGTACGCCTACCAGCACCAGCAGtacccgccgccgtccgccgcgccgccgtcccACTACCTCGCCCCCTCGACCTCCTTCCCGGCCtactcccccgcgccgccgcagcAGTTCGCGCACCACTCCGGCCCGCTCCAGCCCtacccgccgccggcgccgcaccaGCAGCAGGCGTACCCTCCGCATCCGCAGCACGCGTACCCGCCGCACTCGCAGCAGCACGGGTACccaccgccgccgtctccctcgccgtaCGGTTACGACCCCTACCCGGCGTACCCCTCCTACCCGAGCCCGGCGCACCCCTCCTACCCGAGTCCAGCGATCTCCCCCAGCTCCAGCTTCCACCACCAGCCCCATCCCTCGGCCCCTGACCCCACCGCGGCCTCCTACCCGAGTCCGGCGATCTCCCATAGCTCCAGCTTCCACCACCAGCCCCATCCCTCGGGCCCCGCGGCCTCCTACGACCCGAGCCCGGCGGTCTCCCATAGCTCCAGCTTCCACCACCAGCCCCATCCCTCGGCCCCTGAATCCCCCGCGGCCTACTACCCGAGTCCGGCGATCTCCCCTAGCTCCAGCTTCCACCATCAGCCCCATGCCTCGGCCCCCGAATCACCTGCGGCCTCCACACCGCACTATCCCATCGTCGATGGGTTCGCCAACATGCACCTCTCCGGCCGCCATGACTACACGCCGGCGCCCATGTCATCGCCCTCCGTACTACCGCATTCTGCCTCCTTCTCAAACGGTGGAGGGATGCAGATGGTGCCGTACGGTACCGTGGCCGGAGGGTCACAGCATGGCAGCACGAGGGCGTCGCTGAAAGTGGTGCTGCTCCATGGCAGCCTCGACATTTGGGTGCACGAGGCCAAGAACCTCCCCAACAAGGACATGTTCTCCAAGAGGGTCAGCGAGCTCCTCTCCGTAGGCGGCAAGTCCAACTCTAAAATGACAAGCGACCCCTACGTTACCATCCAGGTCTCCTATGCCACCGTCGCTCGCACCTACGTCGTTTCCAATAGCGAGAACCCCGTTTGGGCGCAGAACTTCCATGTGCCTGTTGGCCATGAGGCTGCTGAGGTTGAGTTCGTCGTCAAGGACAGCGATGTCTTCGGAGCTCAGCTCATGGGAACTGTGGCCATCCCTGCCGAGAATCTCCTTTCTGGGGACAGGATTGAGGGCATCTACCCTGTGCTAGAGCCCAATGGCAAGCCGTGCGCTCCTGGTGCTGTATTACAGCTCTCTATTCAGTACATCCCAGTGGCTCGCCTTACAATGTACCACCATGGTGTCATTGCTGGTCCGGACTGCCTTGGAGTGCCCAATACTTACTTCCCGCTGCGCCGTGGCATGAGGGTGACCCTCTATCAGGATGCACATGTGCCCGATGGTTCTCTCCCAGATATCTGGCTTGATCATGGATTGCGCTACCAACACGGGCAATGCTGGCGTGACATGTACAATGCCATAAGCCAGGCACGGCGGTTGATTTACATTGTGGGTTGGTCAGTGTTCCACACGATCGACCTCATAAGGGATGGAGCTGAGAAGGCACCATCACTTGGGGACCTGTTGAAGATGAAGTCGCAGGAAGGCGTTAGGGTATTGCTTCTTGTATGGGATGATCCAACGTCAAGGAGTATTCTCGGCTTTAAGATG GATGGTTTCATGGGCACACGAGATGAGGAAACACGTCGGTTTTTCAAGCACTCTTCAGTTCAAGTATTACTTTGCCCAAGATCTGCTGGGAAGCGTCACAGCTGGGTGAAACAGCAG GAAACAGGAACCATTTTTACTCATCATCAGAAAACAGTTATTGTGGATGCTGATGCCGGCAATTATAGGAGAAAAATAATTGCTTTTGTCGGAGGTCTTGATTTGTGTGGTGGGCGCTATGATACACCTGGGCATCCTCTGTTTCAGACTCTTCAAACTTCACACAAGGAGGATTATTACAATCCAAACTTTGCT ACAGTTGATGCCCGTGGCCCAAGGGAACCATGGCATGACTTGCATTCCAGGATCGACGGTCCAGCAGCTTATGATGTTCTGAAGAACTTTGAGGAGCGTTGGTTGAAGGCATCCAAACGCCATGGGATTAAAAAGTTGGGGAAATCAAACGATGATGCACTTCTCAAGATTGAAAGAATACATGATATTGTAAACATTGATGATGCAATTTATTTTAGCGACAATGACCCAGAGACATGGCATGTTCAG GTGTTTCGCTCTATTGACTCAAACTCTGCCAAGGGATTTCCAAAGGACCCACGAGTAGCAACCATGAAG AATCTTGTCTGTGGGAAGAATGTACTAATTGATATGAGCATACATACAGCTTATGTGAATGCCATCAGGGCAGCCCAACACTTTATTTACATTGAGAACCAATACTTCATCGGTTCTTCATTTAATTGGGATTCAAACAAAGATATTG GGGCTAACAATTTGGTACCAATTGAAATTGCTCTCAAAATTGCAAACAAGATTAAGGCAAAAGAGAGGTTTTCTGCATACATAGTAGTTCCTATGTGGCCCGAGGGTAATCCAACTGGTGCTCCTACACAAAGAATTCTTTACTGGCAG AACAAAACAATGCAAATGATGTATGAGACAATATATAAGGCCTTGAAAGAAGTAGGTCTGGATGATATATATGAGCCTCAGgattatttgaacttcttttgtctTGGCAATCGTGAAATTGGGGACAGCCCTAGTACTCCAAGTACTGCAAATAATCCTCAG GATCAAGCTAGGAAAAATAGGAGATTCATGGTTTATGTACATTCAAAAGGTATGATTGTAGATGATGAATATGTGATCATTGGATCAGCTAATATCAACCAGAGGTCGATGGAAGGGATCAGAGATACTGAGATTGCAATGGGAGCATATCAACCACAGTATACATGGGCAAATAAAATTTCTGCTCCGCGTGGACAG ATTTATGGCTACAGAATGTCCCTCTGGGCTGAGCATATTGGAATTATCGAGGAAGAGTTTAACCATCCAGAGAGCCTAGAGTGCATGAGGCGGGTTCGTCAACTCGGGCAACATAACTGGGATCAGTTCTTTGCAAATGAGGTGACTGAGATGAGAGGCCACCTCCTCAAGTACCCTGTAAGTGTTGACCGTAAAGGCAAGGTGAAACCCTTGCCAGGATGTGCGACATTCCCAGACATGGGCGGAAACATTTGTGGCTCCTTCACGGCCATCCAAGAAAACCTCActatatga
- the LOC123049493 gene encoding protein HOTHEAD produces the protein MPSSPAQMALGRARSPALVLAAAVLGALCVVALSEDEQLENLRFVQHAQDAPLVSHYNYIVVGGGTSGCPLAATLSEHSRVLLLERGGLPYRNMSNQEHFTDALADTSLASPAQRFVSTDGVVNARARVLGGGSCLNAGFYTRASNEYVRTAGWDAGLVNSSYRWVERALVFRPDVPPWQAALRDALLEAGVTPDNGFTFDHVTGTKIGGTIFDNNGQRHTAADFLRHARPRGLTVVLYATVSRVLFRSQEGVPYPVAYGVVFADPLGVQHRVYLRDGGKNEVILSAGTLGSPQLLMLSGVGPQVHLEAHGIQVLVDQPMVGQGVADNPMNSVFIPSPVPVGLSLVQVVGITKSGSFIEGVSGSEFGIPVSDGARRLASFGLFSPQTGQLGTLPPGQRTPEALQRAAEAMRRLDRRAFRGGFILEKILGPVSTGHIELRSTDPRANPAVTFNYFQEAEDLERCVRGIQTIERVIQSRAFSNFTYANTTVESIFTDSANFPVNLLPRHVNDSRSPEQYCRETVMTIWHYHGGCHVGAVVDDNYRVFGVRGLRVIDSSTFRYSPGTNPQATVMMLGRYMGIKIQAERWRK, from the exons atgccgagctcgccggcgCAAATGGCACTTGGCCGCGCGAGATCGCCGGCGCtggtgctcgccgccgccgtccttggCGCGCTCTGCGTCGTCGCGCTCTCGGAGGATG AGCAACTGGAGAACCTGCGGTTCGTGCAGCACGCGCAGGACGCGCCGCTGGTGTCGCACTACAACTACATCGTGGTGGGCGGCGGCACGTCCGGGTGCCCGCTGGCGGCGACGCTGTCGGAGCACTCGCGGGTGCTGCTGCTGGAGCGCGGGGGCCTCCCCTACCGCAACATGTCCAACCAGGAGCACTTCACGGACGCGCTGGCCGACACGTCGCTGGCGTCCCCGGCGCAGCGGTTCGTGTCCACGGACGGCGTGGTGAACGCGCGGGCGCGGGTGCTGGGCGGCGGGAGCTGCCTCAACGCCGGGTTCTACACGCGGGCCAGCAACGAGTACGTGCGCACGGCCGGGTGGGACGCCGGCCTCGTCAACTCGTCGTACCGGTGGGTGGAGCGCGCGCTGGTGTTCCGCCCGGACGTGCCGCCGTGGCAGGCCGCGCTCCGGGACGCGCTGCTGGAGGCCGGCGTCACCCCCGACAACGGCTTCACCTTCGACCACGTCACGGGGACCAAGATCGGCGGCACCATCTTCGACAACAACGGGCAGCGCCACACGGCCGCCGACTTCCTCCGGCACGCCCGGCCGCGGGGGCTCACCGTGGTGCTCTACGCCACGGTGTCGCGGGTCCTGTTCAGGAGCCAGGAGGGGGTGCCGTACCCGGTGGCGTACGGGGTGGTGTTCGCGGACCCGCTGGGGGTGCAGCACCGGGTGTACCTCCGGGACGGGGGCAAGAACGAGGTGATCCTGTCGGCGGGGACGCTGGGGAGCCCGCAGCTGCTGATGCTGAGCGGCGTGGGCCCGCAGGTGCACCTGGAGGCGCACGGCATCCAGGTGCTGGTGGACCAGCCCATGGTCGGGCAGGGCGTGGCCGACAACCCCATGAACTCGGTCTTCATCCCGTCGCCGGTGCCGGTGGGGCTGTCCCTGGTGCAGGTCGTCGGGATCACCAAGTCCGGCAGCTTCATCGAGGGCGTGAGCGGCTCCGAGTTCGGCATCCCGGTGTCCGACGGCGCCCGCCGGCTGGCCAGCTTCGGGCTCTTCTCCCCGCAGACCGGGCAACTCGGCACGCTGCCGCCGGGGCAGAGGACGCCGGAGGCGCTGCAGCGCGCGGCGGAGGCGATGCGGCGGCTGGACAGGCGGGCGTTCCGGGGCGGCTTCATCCTGGAGAAGATCCTGGGGCCGGTGTCGACGGGGCACATCGAGCTGCGCAGCACCGACCCGCGCGCCAACCCGGCCGTGACCTTCAACTACTTCCAGGAGGCGGAGGACCTGGAGCGGTGCGTCCGGGGGATCCAGACGATCGAGCGGGTGATCCAGTCGCGCGCCTTCTCCAACTTCACCTACGCCAACACCACCGTGGAGTCCATCTTCACCGACTCGGCCAACTTCCCCGTCAACCTGCTGCCGCGCCACGTCAACGACTCCCGCTCGCCGGAGCAGTACTGCAGGGAGACCGTCATGACCATCTGGCACTACCACGGCGGGTGCCACGTCGGCGCCGTCGTCGACGACAACTACCGGGTGTTCGGGGTCAGGGGGCTCAGGGTCATCGACAGCTCCACCTTCAGGTACTCCCCCGGCACCAACCCGCAGGCCACCGTCATGATGCTCGGCAG GTATATGGGCATAAAGATTCAGGCCGAGAGATGGAGGAAATGA
- the LOC123049503 gene encoding uncharacterized protein translates to MLFRIQNGGFGTSERPMFQISNGGLMTSHMLKTGAKRATSGPFHCSGYNWDLQVSLMHKEAGSVTPYVALRLASSTLSLVPAHTVHAVFELSICNHSKGMYYGCKASYNFDFKNFYSKEHCLIPLKKLLKSSAFLVDDGCVFAVEILKIDVCSPEKKAVVVQKKATTVQNLFVQEKGFVKGTYTWNMNNFLELDLDHCVRSPTFEVGGHKWCISMYPRGDLYSTDCLSLYLSLDASNELHLESKKVAVMTLSILNQKNGKHLTKTSGLFICDGGWGWPNFLALKKLKKGYVVGSSCIVKADLTIVGLSNDG, encoded by the exons ATGTTGTTCCGGATCCAGAATGGAGGATTCGGGACTTCGGAAAGACCCATGTTCCAGATTTCGAATGGAGGATTGATGACTTCTCATATGCTTAAGACTGGAGCTAAGAGAGCAACATCTGGCCCTTTTCACTGCTCTGGTTATAACTG GGACCTGCAAGTGAGTCTAATGCATAAAGAAGCTGGTTCTGTAACTCCATATGTTGCCCTTCGTCTTGCGTCATCCACACTAAGCTTGGTGCCAGCTCACACAGTGCATGCGGTGTTTGAGTTGTCAATATGCAACCATTCAAAAGGAATGTACTATGGATGCAAAG CTAGCTACAACTTTGATTTCAAGAATTTCTACTCGAAGGAGCATTGCTTGATTCCTCTTAAGAAGCTGCTGAAATCATCTGCTTTTCTAGTTGATGATGGTTGTGTCTTTGCTGTGGAGATATTAAAAATTGATGTCTGCTCTCCTGAAAAGAAGGCTGTTGTGGTTCAGAAGAAGGCTACCACAGTTCAGAACCTCTTTGTCCAGGAGAAGGGGTTCGTCAAAGGGACATACACCTGGAACATGAACAATTTCCTTGAACTGGACTTGGATCACTGTGTCCGTTCTCCTACATTTGAAGTTGGCGGGCATAAATG GTGCATCAGCATGTACCCGCGTGGTGACTTGTACAGCACTGATTGCCTCAGCTTGTACTTATCCCTGGATGCCTCGAATGAGCTCCATCTCGAGTCCAAGAAGGTGGCTGTAATGACTCTGTCCATCCTGAACCAAAAGAATGGGAAACACTTGACTAaaacttcag GTCTCTTCATATGTGATGGCGGATGGGGTTGGCCTAACTTTCTTGCTCTCAAGAAACTCAAGAAAGGCTATGTTGTAGGGTCGAGCTGCATTGTGAAGGCAGATCTCACTATCGTTGGTTTATCCAATGATGGCTAG
- the LOC123126159 gene encoding uncharacterized protein: MAPERRWSGLAAAADAASWCCGLALVTLLLVSSLRAGEGEESGGGAVVVRGARIAAAPRRPCDEIYVVVEGETLHSISDRCGDPYILEHNPHVHDPDDVFPGLVIKITPRAAADGRK, from the coding sequence ATGGCGCCAGAGCGGAGGTGGtcggggctggcggcggcggcggacgcggcgtCGTGGTGCTGCGGGCTGGCGCTGGTGACGCTGCTGCTGGTGTCGTCGCTCCGGGCCGGCGAGGGGGAagagagcggcggcggggcggtggtggtGCGCGGGGCGCGGATCgcggcggcgccgcggcggccgTGCGACGAGATATACGTGGTGGTGGAGGGGGAGACGCTGCACAGCATCAGCGACCGGTGCGGCGACCCCTACATCCTGGAGCACAACCCGCACGTCCACGACCCCGACGACGTCTTCCCGGGCCTCGTCATCAAGATcacgccgcgcgccgccgctgaCGGCCGCAAGTGA